One region of Kazachstania africana CBS 2517 chromosome 3, complete genome genomic DNA includes:
- the KAFR0C02380 gene encoding uncharacterized protein (similar to Saccharomyces cerevisiae UBP6 (YFR010W); ancestral locus Anc_1.369), which translates to MVSVLSFKVKHSNSIYNLSLRKDSTIADLQVQLSILTSVPINRQKLLLRNVAPDAFISGVIKPDSTITLIGTPDAELITSFKSFANTFTYMKILSAIDGRTYITAAIRMLFEVEPIRYLLMEYKSSDAIIENEFLEELKHCFRILIFDEAVQFQPIILDSAIRRLYPEMELQSPDVKTAIDIFFETFTTIFKRKFTDILRIRLVDSSEKFYLSCKIPKSSMKLNDVLKKCLAENKIIELPSYLLIHIERFTDDEKDFKKIVFPFTYNIADLLEPSSVQNKHILNAQWKNEERGEYEELSEQQTPLATNLTIFYDLIALVTHTGEDQRSGVFDNYVCQNSKWFKVGQTGEVSKNKISCLSGGDFDGSSVTFLIYKSII; encoded by the coding sequence ATGGTTTCCGTTCTGTCGTTCAAGGTAAAACATTCAAACAGTATTTACAATCTTTCTCTCAGAAAGGACTCTACTATTGCAGACTTACAGGTGCAACTTAGTATATTAACCAGCGTACCAATTAATAGGCAAAAACTTCTATTAAGAAATGTTGCTCCCGATGCTTTCATTTCTGGTGTCATAAAGCCTGACTCTACCATTACTCTTATTGGAACACCTGATGCCGAACTCATTACCAGCTTCAAATCGTTCGCAAATACTTTTACGTATATGAAGATCCTCTCTGCCATTGATGGGAGAACATATATAACGGCTGCTATACGGATGCTTTTTGAAGTGGAGCCTATAAGATATTTACTTATGGAGTATAAATCGAGCGATGccatcattgaaaatgaatttctGGAGGAGCTGAAACATTGTTTTAGGATATTGATCTTTGACGAGGCTGTGCAATTTCAGCCGATTATTCTTGACAGTGCTATTAGACGTCTATATCCAGAAATGGAACTCCAGTCGCCTGATGTTAAAACAGCGATagatattttctttgaaacgTTTACaacaatattcaaaagaaagtttACTGATATTTTGCGCATCAGACTTGTGGACTcatctgaaaaattttacctGAGTTGTAAAATACCcaaatcttcaatgaaaCTAAATGATGTGCTGAAGAAGTGCCTGGCTGAAAACAAGATCATTGAACTGCCGAGCTATTTGTTAATCCATATCGAGAGATTTACGGACGATGAGAAGGACTTCAAAAAGATCGTTTTTCCATTTACTTACAACATTGCCGACTTATTAGAACCCTCTTCAGTACAAAACAAGCACATCTTGAACGCCCAATGGAAGAACGAGGAAAGGGGAGAGTACGAAGAGTTATCAGAGCAGCAAACTCCTCTCGCTACGAATTTAACGATTTTTTATGATTTAATTGCATTAGTCACACATACAGGAGAGGATCAACGAAGTGGTGTCTTTGATAATTATGTTTGTCAGAATTCGAAATGGTTCAAAGTTGGTCAAACAGGGGAAGTTTCcaagaataaaatttcttgctTAAGTGGCGGTGATTTTGATGGTTCAAGTGtgacatttttgatatataaaagtATAATATGA
- the TSR4 gene encoding small subunit rRNA maturation protein TSR4 (similar to Saccharomyces cerevisiae YOL022C; ancestral locus Anc_1.365) yields MSSMEEVAPSSDFEDEQISYNSKSGDVYLAFVDAPVKESDEITIEDTFIGGEPVWLHPDSVPQKDMLRCGACKKSDEMKLLLQAFSPLDTEQMEKIQSAHGMNNLKHINPNDDRVLYVFACTNCQRKGNSIRCIRGVKQNKNESSLNYKIKNESNESKNFQINPFDLAKTDSVNPFGGDNPFGANSFGTNPFASSAKTETDNSKPVNDNTNELSVKAARKLHDLKADKRFDSKKAFKNYLLYVEVESFKNKPDHLKLPKNLKIDREALDLDNSDDIESDLMKDPIKVDPRTEKLSKFLDDDVFQKFQEIAAYNPLQVLRYDIGGKPLYYAEPKNKINLEEIVARPGFNPFSKRIFEMQLMPKMILDLEGSVSIEQGMEWGTILVFTDIENFTPSFDEHGVGYVEECVKVQWE; encoded by the coding sequence ATGTCGAGTATGGAGGAAGTAGCACCATCttctgattttgaagatgaacaaATTTCATATAATTCCAAGTCTGGTGATGTGTATTTGGCATTCGTTGACGCACCAGTCAAAGAAAGTGACGAAATTACCATAGAAGATACATTTATTGGAGGTGAACCGGTGTGGCTGCATCCAGATTCTGTTCCTCAAAAAGATATGCTAAGATGTGGAGCTTGTAAGAAATCCGATGAGATGAAATTACTTTTACAAGCATTTTCACCATTGGACACTGAacaaatggaaaaaattcaaagtgCTCATGGCATGAATAACCTCAAGCATATTAACCCAAACGATGACAGAGTATTATACGTTTTTGCATGTACCAACTGTCAAAGAAAGGGGAACAGTATTCGTTGTATCAGAGGTGTTAAACAAAACAAGAATGAGTCTTCGTTAAActataaaataaaaaatgaatcaaatgaaaGCAAAAACTTTCAGATTAATCCATTTGATTTGGCCAAGACTGATAGTGTAAATCCCTTTGGTGGTGACAACCCATTTGGAGCAAATTCTTTTGGAACAAATCCATTTGCCTCCAGTGCAAAAACAGAAACCGATAATTCTAAACCAGTAAATGACAATACTAATGAGCTGTCAGTTAAAGCAGCCAGAAAGTTGCATGATTTGAAAGCCGATAAGAGGTTTGACTCTAAGAAGGCGTTTAAAAACTACTTATTGTATGTAGAAGTGGAGTCTTTTAAGAACAAACCAGATCATTTGAAGCTACCCAAGAATCTCAAAATTGATAGAGAAGCTTTAGATTTGGATAATTcagatgatattgaaagtgaTCTAATGAAGGATCCAATCAAAGTGGATCCTAGAACAGAAAAGctttcaaagtttttagatgatgatgttttccagaaatttcaagagatCGCTGCCTATAATCCTCTGCAAGTTCTACGTTATGATATTGGTGGTAAGCCTCTATATTATGCAGAACCaaagaacaaaataaatCTCGAAGAAATTGTAGCAAGACCGGGCTTCAACCCCTTTAGTAAGAGGATTTTTGAAATGCAATTGATGCCAAAGATGATTTTGGATTTGGAAGGTTCAGTCAGTATTGAACAGGGGATGGAATGGGGAACCATTCTCGTTTTCactgatattgaaaatttcactCCAAGCTTTGATGAGCATGGTGTGGGTTATGTAGAGGAATGCGTAAAAGTGCAATGGGAGTGa
- the IFM1 gene encoding translation initiation factor 2 (similar to Saccharomyces cerevisiae IFM1 (YOL023W); ancestral locus Anc_1.364) encodes MLRRAITTQSNKKLTSLGCTSRYFPLSSQQTLFTQYSLNRCYAKSHRNDRNIRSNKELKMVNFVVPEYISIDKLSNLLNCRIQTLMKDMLNLGLRNINPSYILSKEYVNLILQEYNYQVPSRTYTTADTLYNDLKQPVNPQNLTTRPPIVTIIGHVDHGKTTILDYLRQSQNRITEQEHGGITQHIGAFQVVTPKSKKTITFLDTPGHEAFLKMRERGATVTDIVVLVISIEDSIMPQTIEAIHHIKKSGNQVIVAITKIDKIPTLKEREAKLDRILNELLNHGIVAEKFGGDTQVVPISAKTGENMDLLEESIVLLSSIMEIKCENAKNTSVEGWIIESKVKANVGNVATILVKKGTLKKGNILLCGNTFCKVKSILSNSSKLVMQGMPSEAVEIIGWKNLPQVGEEVLQVRNEATAKKYIAKRLHLLEVERKASEVKKINESRSPDQNKKVSQVEDGEEDVPVDETKGPKSINYILKADVSGSVEAIRESIEILGNNEVKCNVVSSSVGLPSESDFKMAEITESKILCFNLGTLPNDLVNKHPTVQIKYYDIIYKLIDDVIETLESNLMPIFERKFVAKADIREVFQFKQKQRMIQIAGCKVIQGQIERNSKVIIVRGEITDEPIYEGKIATLKHGKTDIQKSGKGQECGITFDNNFEAFKSGDKVLVYEETSIPRHL; translated from the coding sequence ATGCTAAGACGTGCAATCACAACCCAATCCAATAAAAAGCTGACATCTTTAGGTTGTACATCGAGATATTTTCCTCTATCAAGCCAACAGACCCTGTTCACACAATATTCTTTAAACAGATGCTATGCAAAAAGTCATAGGAATGATAGGAATATACGATCCAACAAAGAGCTAAAGATGGTTAACTTCGTTGTACCGGAGTATATCTCCATAGACAAACTTTCtaatttgttgaattgtAGGATACAGACTTTGATGAAAGATATGCTTAACTTAGGGCTTCGTAACATCAATCCCTCATACATATTATCCAAAGAGTACGTCAATTTAATACTTCAAGAATATAATTATCAAGTGCCCAGTCGAACCTATACAACAGCAGATACCCTCTACAACGATTTGAAGCAGCCGGTAAATCCCCAAAATTTGACTACCAGGCCTCCAATTGTCACAATCATTGGCCATGTAGATCACGGTAAGACTACCATCTTAGATTATTTACGACAGTCTCAAAACCGTATAACCGAACAAGAACATGGTGGCATTACACAACATATCGGTGCATTTCAAGTTGTTACCccaaaatcaaagaagacCATTACATTTCTAGACACACCTGGCCATGAAGCTTTCTTGAAGATGAGGGAAAGAGGTGCTACCGTCACCGATATAGTAGTTTTGGTAATTTCTATAGAGGATTCAATAATGCCTCAAACTATTGAAGCAATCCATCACATTAAAAAGTCCGGAAACCAAGTTATAGTAGCCATAACGAAGATAGATAAAATCCCAACTCTTAAAGAACGGGAAGCTAAGTTAGACAGAATCCTGAATGAACTTCTAAATCATGGTATAGTTGCGGAAAAGTTCGGGGGCGATACTCAAGTTGTTCCAATAAGTGCCAAAACTGGTGAAAATATGGATTTATTAGAGGAAAGTATAGTTCTCTTGAGCTCAATCATGGAAATAAAATGCGAAAACGCTAAAAATACAAGTGTAGAAGGCTGGATCATTGAAAGCAAAGTCAAGGCAAATGTTGGAAATGTTGCCACTATTTTGGTCAAAAAGGGTACTCTTAAAAAAGGGAATATTCTGCTATGTGGTAACACTTTCTGCAAAGTAAAAAGTATTCTGAGTAACTCCAGCAAATTGGTAATGCAAGGTATGCCATCTGAAGCAGTTGAAATAATTGGCTGGAAAAATTTACCTCAAGTTGGAGAAGAAGTTCTCCAGGTGAGAAATGAAGCTACAgccaaaaaatatattgcCAAGAGGCTACACCTACTTGAAGTTGAAAGAAAGGCCTCTGaagtaaagaaaattaacGAAAGTAGGTCACCAgatcaaaacaaaaaggTGAGCCAAGTCGAAGATGGAGAGGAGGACGTTCCTGTAGATGAAACTAAGGGACCGAAAAGTATCAATTATATACTAAAAGCAGACGTTTCTGGCTCAGTTGAAGCAATTAGAGAAAGTATAGAAATCCTCGGAAATAATGAGGTGAAATGTAACGTCGTTTCCTCTTCCGTTGGGTTGCCATCAGAAAGTGACTTCAAAATGGCCGAGATCACGGAGAGTAAAATACTGTGCTTTAATTTAGGAACTCTACCAAATGACTTGGTAAATAAACATCCTACTGTCCAGATTAAATATTATGATATCATCTATAAACTGATCGATGATGTTATTGAGACATTGGAAAGCAATCTAATGcctatttttgaaagaaaatttgttgCTAAGGCCGATATTAGAGAAGTATTTCAGTTTAAACAGAAACAGAGAATGATCCAAATTGCAGGTTGTAAAGTGATACAGGGACaaatagaaagaaattcaaaagttaTTATAGTTCGTGGCGAAATTACTGATGAGCCCATCTACGAAGGAAAAATAGCCACTTTAAAGCACGGTAAAACCGATATACAAAAGTCAGGAAAAGGGCAGGAATGTGGTATAACTTTcgataataattttgaagccTTCAAGTCCGGCGACAAAGTTCTTGTGTATGAGGAGACTTCTATCCCCCGTCACttgtaa
- the LAG2 gene encoding Lag2p (similar to Saccharomyces cerevisiae LAG2 (YOL025W); ancestral locus Anc_1.362) — translation MEVTDLLEAYNSTNDDDIKYMLLKKEKKISNKEDLYKFIWELSLPILQRSIQGTTSSQILGDLLSQEVLPFTIGAYFQDMRIHEVVEESKPIISLICESCKNYCTESDIFLQALRNILQNFIERDILFVYDECFDDSTNIVTYFCSISSSGPLYTECLTLLLKLCYNGQEKSIPAVLLDSILSVADKGSNTVITNDLLKTMCKLTTSWELDVVTERISLSAFLTISCYWYKFTPSVTHLFVNFLIPMLASEMNTLEVLKIIQNLSPFFQIRSVSTGKVYLDTELVEKLKSSVKQLLASTNDTIGFYESGLRGRNGNLKIENDPIDSDQKNYISQLDFSDDEDEIEFENENMVSSNIPSNEILKLREIQQLLLDVEDKINAVDVAVVVGHDHDEAMVDVLDLKEISVGLNNFPSKAILLATLFHKLRIGKDEIELSTLQTSLNVTEQLIKNKEQINLTMEEQSKLCELILPYLQKNKRFVNILKVGNMKQKIDDGKSLRLSILVILQQVDELPFNVCGEILKTVIDYSLLHTQDDLSLAIEIVSRLIVRYYHAFEGLDKDWYNENVYSPLVNYRFAEPDAQRRISELLSKYKSFAVSKSI, via the coding sequence ATGGAGGTAACTGACTTGCTTGAGGCTTATAATTCTACAaacgatgatgatattaaatatatgcttttaaaaaaagagaagaagatttctAATAAAGAGGATTTATACAAGTTTATTTGGGAACTTTCACTGCCGATCTTACAACGGTCCATTCAAGGAACTACTTCGTCTCAAATACTAGGGGATTTACTCTCACAGGAAGTTTTGCCTTTTACAATTGGGGCttattttcaagatatGAGGATACATGAAGTGGTTGAAGAAAGTAAACCAATAATATCTTTAATTTGTGAGTCCTGTAAAAATTACTGTACAGAAAGTGATATATTTTTGCAAGCATTGAGAAACATACTGCAAAATTTTATCGAAAGAGACATTTTGTTTGTGTATGATGAATGTTTTGATGATTCAACCAACATAGTTACTTACTTTTGTTCTATATCGAGTAGTGGGCCTCTTTATACAGAATGTCTGACACTGCTTCTGAAGCTGTGCTACAATGGACAAGAAAAGTCAATACCAGCCGTTCTACTCGATAGCATTCTTTCGGTAGCAGATAAAGGCTCAAATACCGTGATTACaaatgatttattgaaaaccATGTGTAAGCTGACGACTAGTTGGGAGTTGGACGTAGTAACTGAACGCATTTCTCTGAGTGCTTTCCTGACCATTTCATGCTACTGGTACAAGTTTACGCCAAGCGTAACCCATCTATTCGTGAATTTCTTAATACCGATGCTAGCTTCTGAAATGAACACTTTAgaagtattgaaaataattcaaaatttgtcgcctttctttcaaataagGTCAGTTAGTACTGGAAAGGTATATCTAGACACTGAGCTTGTTGAAAAGCTGAAATCCAGCGTGAAGCAATTGCTTGCAAGTACTAATGATACGATAGGTTTTTATGAGTCCGGACTACGGGGgagaaatggaaatttaAAGATAGAAAACGATCCTATTGACTCAGACCAAAAGAACTATATATCTCAGCTTGATttttctgatgatgaagacgaGATAGAGTTTGAAAACGAAAATATGGTCTCGTCTAATATTCCATCGAATGAAATACTGAAATTGAGGGAGATTCAACAACTTTTGTTAGACGTTGAGGACAAAATTAATGCTGTAGatgttgctgttgttgttggtCATGACCACGACGAAGCAATGGTGGATGTGcttgatttgaaagagaTATCCGTAGGTCTAAACAATTTCCCTAGTAAAGCAATATTGTTAGCAACATTATTTCATAAGTTGCGTATAGGAAAAGACGAGATTGAATTATCAACTCTACAGACTTCTCTCAATGTAACTGAGCAATTGATTAAGAACAAAGAGCAAATAAATCTCACGATGGAGGAACAATCGAAATTATGTGAGCTTATTTTACCATATCTACAGAAAAACAAACGTTTCGTGAACATCTTGAAAGTAGGGAATatgaaacagaaaattgatgatggGAAGTCATTAAGATTGTCCATTCTTGTTATCTTACAACAAGTTGATGAACTTCCCTTTAATGTTTGTggtgaaattttgaaaactgtGATAGATTACAGTTTGCTACATACACAAGATGATCTAAGCTTagcaattgaaattgtctCACGCTTAATTGTGAGGTACTATCATGCATTTGAGGGTTTAGACAAGGATTGgtacaatgaaaatgtcTATAGTCCTTTAGTAAACTATAGGTTCGCAGAACCTGATGCTCAGAGACGAATCTCAGAATTATtgtcaaaatataaatctTTTGCTGTAAGTAAATCCatataa
- the KAFR0C02420 gene encoding WD40 repeat domain-containing protein (similar to Saccharomyces cerevisiae ATG18 (YFR021W); ancestral locus Anc_1.359), producing MTDTMATTINNVGFNQSGSCISVATSTGYRTYNCSPFGKFLSEESSDRIGGYAICEMLFQTSLLALVGNGDLPNLSPRKLRLMNTKKHSIICEITFPSSILSVKMNKSRLIILIKLQIYVYDITNVKLLYIIDNISNPYGLISVSSNANILAYPSLSRLINSGIKSNVTSNNISFLKTMKGGPDLNISINNENDSNVMKNGDIILFDMNDLRPIIVIEAHKNGIASLALSSDGKLLATASEKGTIIRIFSVETGLKVYQFRRGTYTTKILSMNFSIDNLFLTACCASKTVHIFKLSDSMSSDNEDSDDDDSDDDESDDSDNDIETLKARKPYVDASRKTVGRMIRNSSQNLTRKAAMTLGSILPIKVNSILDSSRHFASIKLPSQDSSENFNKCAATIGQPVQLHTSDYPELFSNDLNNDANPKIQINVHNNESEGNATTITMLPINVITSEGLLYNYVMDPERGGDCFLLSQYSLLDN from the coding sequence ATGACTGACACAATGGCAACCACGATCAACAATGTTGGGTTCAATCAATCAGGGTCATGCATTTCGGTAGCAACTTCAACGGGCTACAGAACGTATAATTGTAGTCCGTTTGGGAAGTTTCTTTCGGAGGAGAGTTCAGATAGAATTGGAGGTTACGCCATCTGTGAAATGTTATTTCAGACGTCATTACTGGCTCTTGTAGGCAATGGTGACCTACCAAACTTATCACCAAGAAAGCTGCGACTAATGAACACCAAAaaacattcaataatatgtGAAATAACATTTCCATCATCAATTCTGTCTGTTAAGATGAATAAATCAAGACTAATCATCCTTATAAAGTTGCAAATTTACGTTTATGACATAACGAATGTGAaacttttatatataatcGATAATATCTCCAATCCATATGGTCTCATTTCTGTATCTTCAAATGCCAATATCTTAGCTTATCCATCACTATCTAGGTTAATAAATTCTGGAATCAAGTCAAATGTAACAAGcaataatatttcatttctaAAGACGATGAAGGGTGGACctgatttgaatatttcgataaataatgaaaacgATAGCAATGTTATGAAAAATGGGGATatcatattatttgatatgAATGACCTGCGGCCAATAATAGTCATTGAAGCACATAAAAATGGGATTGCATCATTAGCATTAAGTTCCGATGGTAAATTATTGGCCACAGCGTCAGAAAAAGGCACAATAATCAGAATTTTTAGTGTAGAAACGGGCCTGAAAGTATATCAATTTAGAAGGGGAACCTACactacaaaaattttatcaatgaaTTTTAGTATTGATAACTTATTTCTCACTGCATGCTGCGCAAGTAAGACCGTTCACATATTCAAACTAAGTGATTCGATGAGTTCCGACAATGAGGATAGCGACGACGATGATAGTGATGACGATGAAAGTGACGACAGTGATAACGATATTGAGACTCTGAAAGCAAGAAAGCCATATGTAGATGCATCCAGGAAAACGGTTGGACGAATGATCAGAAATTCGTCACAAAATTTAACTAGAAAGGCTGCTATGACATTGGGCTCAATTTTACCAATAAAAGTCAATTCGATTTTAGACTCTTCTCGACATTTTGCCAGTATTAAACTGCCGTCACAAGATAGcagtgaaaatttcaataaatgtGCCGCGACCATTGGCCAACCTGTACAGTTACACACATCGGACTATCCAGAGTTGTTTAGTAATGATCTAAATAACGACGCCAACCCAAAAATTCAGATAAATGTCCACAATAACGAATCTGAAGGTAATGCTACGACAATTACCATGCTGCCCATCAACGTCATCACGTCAGAAGGCCTCTTATATAACTACGTAATGGATCCAGAAAGAGGTGGCGACTGCTTTTTGCTATCGCAATATTCTCTTTTGGataattga
- the ROD1 gene encoding Rod1p (similar to Saccharomyces cerevisiae ROG3 (YFR022W) and ROD1 (YOR018W); ancestral locus Anc_1.358): MFQTFKASRDPLLFDIRLQNSEHDVLLIKGGVDQASSVLLSGTIVLSVLEPIQIKTLSLRLMGRIRLNIPSSVQSTQNIKRNMKYEKIFYNHNWDNFNIEDYFENLYTNYDRKKSISSSSSTNVSGLAKRNRSNSSLLSLGGSSSYHTLVKGNYEFPFSAILPGSLTESVEGLPNASVTYKLEASISRPKNGDLIRRKHLRVVRTLSPDSVELSETVAVDNVWPDKVEYSISAPAKAIPIGSSTPIHIMIVPLIKGLRLGPIKISVVETSQYCGNIGGTNSQDRIVTKMKIKDPLKHVAKLKKSKNHRERDDFYSDDEEDFEFQDKWEVNTILNIPPSLSKCTQDCNILRNIKVRHKLKFVISLINSDGHISELRASLPVQFFISPFVAVFATSSEIVERVSNSFGMPSINITNDDTSISHKNLLPIYNTEEKGSSIQDNEEILFARSTSEINLNSRPLENNINATAIISDLMAPPNYEHHVYDKLWNNIPIIDTPQELVHSTQFEHSNRNDGSMDDDQFIHHLRQNLRQLDLDTEGTVSTSSSRRPSYTLSESNSHPNLGIDFTASPVATPGYDHISRRSSFLSQRQFSSSSLKKEWELSSLSRVPSYEKAMRADVIDDDLPPTYPVAEEQENAIGAGQNIERPQTVRHRSSSLLTIPASARSKSQTLNRSNNSSSSSLNTLFLSNTSGSLNNVNSNRTTNSFSLSMTPVGTPSISATHMQKSSSRTSSNNSQRQSSLVNLVEMLTKKKKNSLHVKL; the protein is encoded by the coding sequence ATGTTTCAGACCTTCAAGGCCTCTAGAGACCCTTTATTATTCGATATCCGACTACAAAATTCTGAGCACGATGTTCTCCTAATTAAAGGGGGCGTCGATCAAGCATCTTCCGTATTGCTGTCAGGTACCATTGTCCTTTCTGTATTGGAGCCTATACAAATAAAGACATTATCACTGAGACTGATGGGAAGAATTCGGCTGAATATTCCTAGTTCAGTACAGTCGACCCAAAATATTAAGAGAAACATGAAATACGAAAAGATTTTCTATAATCATAACTGGGATAACtttaatattgaagattATTTTGAGAACTTGTATACAAATTATGATAGAAAAAAGTCAATCTCAAGCAGTTCGTCTACAAATGTTTCTGGTTTAGCTAAAAGAAATAGATCAAACAGTTCTTTGCTTTCCCTTGGTGGCTCTTCTAGTTATCATACACTGGTAAAGGGGAATTACGAATTTCCCTTCAGCGCAATCTTGCCAGGATCATTAACCGAAAGTGTAGAAGGCCTACCAAACGCTTCTGTTACATATAAACTAGAAGCAAGCATTTCGAGACCAAAAAATGGCGATTTAATTAGGAGAAAGCACTTGAGAGTTGTTAGAACTTTATCGCCAGATTCTGTGGAATTGTCTGAAACTGTCGCTGTTGACAATGTATGGCCCGATAAAGTAGAATACTCAATTTCAGCCCCAGCCAAGGCTATTCCCATTGGATCTTCTACGCCAATTCATATAATGATAGTCCCTTTGATAAAAGGACTACGATTAGGACctatcaaaatttcagtgGTCGAGACTTCACAATATTGTGGGAATATTGGTGGTACTAACAGCCAGGATAGAATTGTGAcaaagatgaagataaaaGACCCATTAAAACATGTTGCCAAGTTGAAAAAGTCCAAAAACCATAGAGAACGGGATGATTTCTACAGCGATGACGAGGAAGATTTCGAGTTTCAAGATAAATGGGAGGTTaatacaattttgaatattccACCCAGTCTATCTAAATGCACACAGGATTGTAATATCCTTCGAAACATCAAAGTCCGCCATAAGCTCAAATTTGTTATTTCTTTGATCAATAGCGATGGTCACATTTCGGAACTTCGTGCGTCTCTACCGGTACAGTTTTTCATTTCACCTTTCGTGGCTGTCTTTGCTACCTCTTctgaaattgttgaaagGGTAAGTAACTCTTTTGGAATGCcttcaataaatataactAATGATGATACCAGCATTTCACATAAAAACCTTCTCCCTATCTACAATACCGAAGAGAAAGGATCATCAATCCAGGATAACGAGGAAATTCTGTTTGCTAGGTCAACTTCTGAGATAAACTTGAATTCTAGACCCTTGGAAAACAATATCAACGCCACTGCCATAATCTCAGATCTGATGGCACCACCTAATTATGAGCACCATGTTTATGATAAATTATGGAACAACATCCCAATTATTGACACTCCACAAGAACTAGTTCATAGCACACAATTTGAACATAGTAACCGTAATGACGGGTCAATGGATGATGACCAGTTCATTCATCATTTACGACAAAACTTAAGGCAGTTAGATTTAGATACAGAAGGTACTGTGTCTACGTCATCATCACGCAGACCTAGTTATACTCTATCGGAGTCCAATTCGCATCCAAATTTGGGTATCGACTTCACTGCGAGCCCAGTAGCTACACCAGGCTATGATCACATATCTAGAAGAAGTTCTTTTTTAAGTCAACGACAATTttcgtcatcttcactGAAGAAAGAATGGGAATTATCTTCTCTGAGCAGAGTACCATCATATGAAAAGGCAATGAGAGCTGACGttattgatgatgatcTACCGCCAACTTATCCAGTTGCTGAGGAACAGGAAAATGCTATTGGCGCGGGACAAAATATCGAGAGACCACAAACTGTACGTCACAGATCCTCTTCGCTTCTGACCATTCCAGCTTCGGCAAGGTCAAAAAGCCAAACACTCAATAGAAGTAACAATagctcttcttcctctttgaATACACTATTTTTATCTAACACGAGTGGTTCGCTTAATAATGTTAATTCAAACCGCACAACAAATTCATTCTCCCTCAGCATGACCCCTGTGGGCACTCCGTCCATTTCCGCGACTCATATGCAAAAATCTTCGTCTCGAACTAGTTCAAACAATTCACAAAGGCAAAGCTCATTAGTTAATCTGGTCGAGATGTtaacaaaaaagaaaaaaaatagctTGCATGTCAAACTTTAG
- the APQ12 gene encoding Apq12p (similar to Saccharomyces cerevisiae APQ12 (YIL040W); ancestral locus Anc_7.218), with amino-acid sequence MELEETSLQLEQTYEKYVVFILKQIISFLQFSIPLVISFGQRYPYLFLGLTTIFLVYTVWRIVTNIYYIMKKLLLLYLVIVVIFIYLRGVNQFLNYDIPFILHSFPEFKVKYISPLVNNEYLGIIFRYSSTLFKMYLNKLVEIFENM; translated from the coding sequence ATGGAACTTGAAGAAACTAGCTTACAATTGGAACAAACttatgaaaaatatgttgTTTTTATTCTAAAacaaataatttcatttttacaATTTTCGATACCACTGGTGATTAGTTTTGGACAGCGCTATCCTTATCTTTTCTTAGGACTCACTACTATCTTCCTAGTTTATACCGTATGGAGGATAGTAACCAATATCTACTACattatgaaaaaattattgttaCTATATTTGGTAATCGTTGTGATATTCATTTACTTAAGAGGAGTTAACCAATTTTTAAACTACGACATACCATTTATATTACACTCTTTCCCTGAATTCAAAGTTAAATACATATCTCCCCTCGTTAACAACGAATATTTAGGTATCATTTTTAGATATTCGTCAACTCTTTTTAAAATGTATTTGAACAAGCTAGTGGAAATCTTCGAAAATATGTAA